In the genome of Bradyrhizobium ottawaense, the window GCTTGAGGCTGCCACCCGCCGCGTCGTCGTCGGCCCGCGCGATGCGCTGAAGATGCACCGCATCGCCTTGCGCGACGTCAACTGGATCGGCGGCGACATCGACCGCGCCATCGGCGCCGGCCTCGAATTGTTCGTGCGCGTGCGCTCGACCCGCGCGCCGCAGCCGGCATGGCTGCGCGGCGCGAACGGCCATTATGAGGTCGAGCTCGTCGGCGGCGAGGAGGGCGTCTCGCCCGGCCAGGCCTGCGTGTTCTACGACGCGCCCAGTGGGCAGGCCCGCGTGCTTGGCGGCGGCTTCATTCAAAGCGCCGCCGCGAAAGTCGCGACAGGCACGGCGAGGCCGCTTGTCGAAGCGGTGCGCGGTTAAGAGAATTCAGGGCAGGGGGCATGGCAGCAGACATCTCGCGGGCCGGGGTCGAGAAGGCCTATGGCCGCTGGGCGCCGGTCTATGATCTCGTGTTCGGCAAGGTGTTCGACGCCGGACGGCAGTCGACCATCGCGGAGGCCGACCGCATCGGCGGCCGCATCCTCGACGTCGGCGTCGGTACCGGCCTGTCGCTGTCGGACTATTCGCGCACCACGAAAATCTGCGGCGTCGACATCTCCGAGCCGATGCTGCGCAAGGCGCAGGCGCGGGTGCGTGCGCTTCGCCTCTCCAATGTCGAAGTGCTCTCGGTGATGGATGCGAAAAACCTCGCCTTCCCCGAAAACTTCTTCGACGCGGTGGTGGCGCAATATGTCATCACCGCCGTGCCCGATCCCGAAGGCACGCTCGACGAGTTCGTGCGCGTGCTCAAGCCCGGCGGCGAGCTGATCCTCGTCAACCACATCGGCGCCGAGACCGGCCCGCGCAAACTGTTCGAGCTCGCCTTCGCGCCCGTCGCCCGCCGCCTCGGCTGGCGCCCGGAATTCCCGTGGGCCCGCCTCGAGGGCTGGGCCGCGAGGCACGGCGGCATCACCTTGGCCGAACGGAGGCCGATGCCGCCGATGGGGCACTTTTCGCTGATCCGCTACCACAAATCGTGATCGTGCCGAGGGAACACGCGCCGTGATCGGCGCGTTTTTCTCCCATGCGCACGACATCAAACATCATCCTGGCCAGCCTCCTGATCGTCGCCTCCGGCAGCGCGATCGCGCAGGCTCCGCCCGCCCCGGCGACGCCGCCGCAAGCGACCGCGCCGCCATCCCCGCAACATGCGGCCAATTGCACCCCGCAGGACCGCCCTAACCGCCAGGCCGATGGCACCACCACCGGCCAGTCCCGGGAACCGCTCGGCGACAAGCTGGCAAAGTCCGACGGCGTGCTCTGCCCGCCCGCGGGCGTCGACCCCGAGATGCACGCCCCGGCCCCCGACACCGGCGGCAACACCCCGGTGATCCCGCCCCCCGGCAGCCCCGGCGGCGACCCGAACGTGCGGCCGAAATAGGCCCGATTCTTCCTTCGCCTCTCCCGCTTGCGGGAGAGGCCGGAATCCGCAAAAGCGCGGCTTCCGGGTGAGGGGGAGTCTCCGCAAATCTGATATCCAAAAACAGGCGATCCGCCGCCAAAACCGGTCGCTTTTCCACCCCCAAACGCCCTGTCGCGCCGAAGCTTTTAGCGAAGGCGGATTGACTTCCCGCCGCCCCCTTCTTTATATGCCGCGCGTTCGCGAGATCGGCCGTAGCCGCCGTTCGCGGGCCCTGTGGCGGGGTAGCTCAGCTGGTTAGAGCACGGGAATCATAATCCTGGGGTCGGGGGTTCGAGTCCCTCTCCCGCTACCATCTTTCCCAACACTCCCGTGGCCCGATTGGGATAGGCGGATTCGCCAAGCAGGGCATTTGGCCGGCCGGCTATCTCCGCCGCGACTCTACCTGGTCTGGCTGGATCCCGGGACACCGTGACCGTACCGACAAGGTCTCGGATGGCTTCTGCGGCATCCAAGGCCGTCGACCGAGGTCCGAGAAGGGAGGGATCGCCATGACCTTTCGTGATCGCATCCACCGGCCGCTCGCTTTCCCTGTTCGATTTCCCTGTTCGATTGACCGTGCTGCTGCTCAAGGCGCTGCCGTCTTGCATGTGATGTTGCTGCGAGGCGCCTCCGTTCCCTGGCTAGCCGACCAGCACTGTGTCAACGACGCCCTCGCGAACGGCCCGGATCTCGATCCCGAGAAGATAGCCTCTCATGGATGCCTGCGAGATCGTCACGTAGCGATAAGGGCAATCGAGCGTGTCGACGATCACGACGTCGAAGAATCTCTCCCGGCGCCAACGCGTGGATCGGTTTGGCCGTCCGGTTGAGCTCCTTGCGCGACAAGCGATGCGCAGCAAAGTCGAGCTGCCATCCTCTTTGCCGCACTTTGCTTGACCATCGGTCCTTCCGAGAGTGGAGGACCTTAGAGGACGCTGATCCATGCTTGGTAGTATCGGGCTGTTTCCACACGGATGAACCAATACCTCCGCGCTGCACCGCAGAAGGTTGTTGGCGCGCTTCCAGTCGTCGCTGATGGCGCCGCGACACCAATCCCCTGGCACAAAAAATGCTGAGGCTGAGCCGATGGCGCACCGAAGTTCGCCGCGGGGAGACGGAGGAAATGATGAGAGCCCAAGTACTGAGAGCGTATGACGAAAAGCTTTCCGGCGAGCGCTGGGTTAGCGAAGAACAAGTGCCTGATCCGAAGCTGACGAAATCGACCGACGTCATCGTTCGCATTGGCGGTGCAGGCGTATGCAGGACCGATCTCCATATCATCGAAGGCGTGTGGAAGCCGCATATGGATCCGACCGGCGACAAGCTGCTTCCGCTCATCATGGGACACGAGAATGCAGGGTGGGTCGAAGAGGTTGGCAAGGAAGTCGAGGGATTGAAGAAGGGTGATCCCGTGATCGTCCACCCGAAGATCACCGGCGGAACGTGTCTCGCCTGTCGCCGCGGCTTCGACATGCATGGTCCAGGCACATTTCCAGGCCTCGACTGCAACGGCGGGTATGCGGAATTCCTTTGCACCTCGGAGCGCAACATTGTCCCGTTGCCGCGGACGCTCGCGCCGAAGGAAGTCGCTCCATACGCGGACGCCGGCCTCACCGCGTATCGCGCCGCCAAGAAAGCCACGCGGCATCTTTTGCCAGGCGAATTCTGCGTCGTTATCGGCGCGGGCGGCCTGGGCCACATTGGAATCCAGTGCCTCAAAGCGATGTGTGCGGCCGACATTATTGTCGTCGACAAGTCCGAAGCATCGCTGAAACTGGCCGAAAAATCGGGCGCCGATCATCTTGTGAAAGCTGACGGCAACGAAGTGGAAGCCGTTCTGGGCCTGACCGGTGGAAACGGTGCGGAAGCGGTGATCGATTTCGTCGGCGAGAAGGGTACGACCTCGAAGGGCCTGGCAATGACACGCCCGATGGGCAGCTACTACGTCGTCGGTTACGGCGAAGACATTCGGGTGCCGACCGTCGACATGGTGATAACCGAGAAGAACATCATCGGCAATCTGGTCGGCACGTGGGCCGAACTGACCGAGTTGATGGCCCTTGCGGACCGAGGTCTGGTCGAGCTCGCGACGGCGGAGTATCGCCTTGCCGATGCCAACAAGGCTCTTCACGACCTCAATGCCGGCAAAATTCACGGACGTGCAGTGCTTATTCCCTGAACCTGATCCAACCCGATCCATCGCGGGTAAGCACTTGCTCGCGATGGACTTCGAGGGTTCTCGCTCTGAAATGGGCGTGCAGTTCTGGAGGGCGTTCGGTCAAAATACTCGGGCGTCCTGACCTGCTTGTGCGCCAAGCCGTCGAGGCAACCAAACGCAGGGCAGAGAGTCTCATTCTGCGTCGTCGTCTCAATTTGCGTCGCAGCGGGGGAGCAAAATGCGCCGAAGCTTCCAGAGTCCCGCGGACCAGGTGCCGCGCTATCTGCGCTTCACCGGCATCATCCCTGGCGTACGGCGCCGGGCTCCGGGAGGGACGTCGATCGGTTCAAACGACGTGATGAGGCCGATCGCAAATGGCTTCGCTGCTTGTTGGCCGGATAGTCCGAGCAGAACTCTCAAATAACATCGTGCGGCTTCGCCTTGGGAGCGTCAGATGAGGTTCGTCCTGGTGAATGGCAGGATGCCATGTTCGAAGACGCTTTGCATGCATTGCTGTGCGCCGATCCATGCAGGCTATTTGAGAGAACTCAGCACCGGGCTGTCGTTCTGCGATCACGAATGCTACGCGCTCTATTCCTGTCGCTGGGCCGTGAAGCTTGGGTCGGGCGTTGCGGGGATCAACGCCCAATAACGCATGTCCATTGCCCAGGCGCGTGATCGCTGCTGCAATGCGAATAGTGCGGCGCAAACTCTCGCTTCTGGTTTGCTGAGATTCTCAATCTGCAATTTCTGTCGCAATTTGCATCGGCCTCGTCCGCGGGCTCGTAGCTGTAACGCCTGCGTTTGCGCCTATCTCCGCTTCCGCGCGGCCGGAAGCGATCCGGCGAGCTGTGCCGACCGCTGGCACGACCGTTGCAAAGCTTCCGATACAAGAACGCCGACTGCTCTGTATGGGGCGAGCCGCGAAAAGAACGAGGGAAGGGACGTCGAGCTAAGGGCGCATCATGTGCGGGATGACGTAACTGCGATCGGAGGACCGCCGCTCCGATGATCGCCTCATCCTCCTGGTGCTCCACAGTCGTCCCAGGACCCTTGCCGATATCAAGCGTCCGGCCGTGCAAGCGGCCGCGAGGTGGCCCGTAACGCACGGGTAGGCACTGCCCGGCCCGTGGAGGGTCTGGGCAGGCGAAATATCGATGTGGTTTCTGACCCGATCAGGAGGAAAGACGAGATGTCTGGAACTTTAACTCTCAACAAGATCACGGCCCAGCGCGGCATTTCTGTCGGTGAGGCTGCAAAGAAGATTGCAGATCTCGGATGGAATCCGTCCTACGTCCAGGAAGCGATGACCTTCCCCACCGACTACAAGATCACGAAGGCGCCGAAGGATCCGATGAAGCAGGTCCTTCGCTCTTACTTCCCGATGCAGGAGGAGAAGGACAACCGCGTCTACGGCGCCCTCGATGCCGCGCTGCGCGGCGACATGTTCCGCAACGTCGAGCCGCGTTGGGTCGAGTGGATGAAGCTGTTCCTGGCGATCATCCCGTTCCCGGAAATCTCCGCCGCGCGGT includes:
- a CDS encoding class I SAM-dependent methyltransferase, which encodes MAADISRAGVEKAYGRWAPVYDLVFGKVFDAGRQSTIAEADRIGGRILDVGVGTGLSLSDYSRTTKICGVDISEPMLRKAQARVRALRLSNVEVLSVMDAKNLAFPENFFDAVVAQYVITAVPDPEGTLDEFVRVLKPGGELILVNHIGAETGPRKLFELAFAPVARRLGWRPEFPWARLEGWAARHGGITLAERRPMPPMGHFSLIRYHKS
- a CDS encoding NAD(P)-dependent alcohol dehydrogenase, yielding MRAQVLRAYDEKLSGERWVSEEQVPDPKLTKSTDVIVRIGGAGVCRTDLHIIEGVWKPHMDPTGDKLLPLIMGHENAGWVEEVGKEVEGLKKGDPVIVHPKITGGTCLACRRGFDMHGPGTFPGLDCNGGYAEFLCTSERNIVPLPRTLAPKEVAPYADAGLTAYRAAKKATRHLLPGEFCVVIGAGGLGHIGIQCLKAMCAADIIVVDKSEASLKLAEKSGADHLVKADGNEVEAVLGLTGGNGAEAVIDFVGEKGTTSKGLAMTRPMGSYYVVGYGEDIRVPTVDMVITEKNIIGNLVGTWAELTELMALADRGLVELATAEYRLADANKALHDLNAGKIHGRAVLIP